Sequence from the Sulfurimonas hongkongensis genome:
ATCAGATTAAGAGATAAGCCTTTAAAATAGTCCCGTAAAGGAAAGTAATTTCCTTTACTCCGCTAAAGCCGCTAAGGCTACTGAAGCTAACTTTTGTAAAAGTTAGATCAAAACTTCAAGGATTTATTTTTGAAAAAACTATTTTTGATTATCGGCGCACCAGGTTCTGGAAAGACTACAGATGCTCAGCTTATTGCAGAGGCTAACAGTAACATTACTCACTACTCTACAGGCGATCTGCTTAGAGATGAAGTAGCGAGTGGCAGTGAGCTTGGTTTAGAGATAGATAGTTACATCTCAAAAGGTCTTATAGTTCCCATAGGTATTGCCATAAAAACTATCACAAACGCTATAAAAAATGCTCCTACAGAGATTATTATTATAGATGGTTATCCTAGAAGTATGGAGCAGCTTGAAGCTCTTGATGAGTACTTAAAGAGTGATGATTTACTTCAACTTGTGAGTGTTATAGAGGTAAAAGTAAGCAAGCAGACTGCAAAAGATAGAGTTTTAGGTCGTGCTCGCGGTGTTGATGATAACACAGAAGTATTTGATAATCGTTTAAAAATTTACACCGAACCACTAGCTGAGATTCAAGCTTTTTACGCCTCAAAA
This genomic interval carries:
- a CDS encoding adenylate kinase, producing the protein MKKLFLIIGAPGSGKTTDAQLIAEANSNITHYSTGDLLRDEVASGSELGLEIDSYISKGLIVPIGIAIKTITNAIKNAPTEIIIIDGYPRSMEQLEALDEYLKSDDLLQLVSVIEVKVSKQTAKDRVLGRARGVDDNTEVFDNRLKIYTEPLAEIQAFYASKNLLRVVDGEREIEAIVSEMESFIKSQV